In Flexistipes sp., one DNA window encodes the following:
- a CDS encoding two-component system sensor histidine kinase NtrB — translation MSSLSNDSSEPSSESSELVSENVNNILILIRLSLYFFVIFFILILNAFFETNIPGITDGKVFMPTENSVFFNIGLLIAFFSLLVFFASKLFSKMLLFYVQAIFDFFIISYLVINTGFTESPFLIFYALIVIYISFFEGVRGGISIILAFMIFVVYTFIYYDLVKDVNISNYDFILSISQYCLVFLVVLFFSYFLHKKYAKKEQETAFFEKKLRELENLHELVIENINIGIFVLNSAGSIISCNRSSVEILKLGKSAIIGKKPWQLIPGIRGDMDIVHFKNKYIGYKFQEFSENKGNLGSLLIFQDVTEREHLKKELIEKEKLAFLGEFAAVVAHEIKNPLGAIKGSFHLIKKSGGTNKRLIQIVDREISRLELALNNLLFVTRNRSVESGEFSVGNILGGDKSQSKPFLGTILDEFCSYMEDYEVFEKITFEYEVEDDFQIPFTKEEFYQMFWNLVLNSYENRNDNEITISSSKENGRVTVEYRDKGTGLSRDILDKICQPFFTTKKSGTGLGLYVIKSIMDKYGLPCRFYSIDEVESDGGGFVFQFYI, via the coding sequence ATGTCGTCTTTAAGCAATGACAGCAGTGAACCAAGTTCCGAATCTTCTGAACTTGTTTCTGAAAATGTCAACAACATACTAATACTTATCAGGTTATCCTTATACTTTTTTGTAATATTTTTTATTCTGATCCTTAATGCATTTTTTGAGACAAATATCCCCGGTATAACTGACGGGAAAGTTTTTATGCCCACTGAAAACAGCGTTTTCTTCAATATAGGACTGTTAATTGCTTTTTTTTCTCTTCTTGTTTTTTTTGCATCAAAACTGTTTTCAAAAATGCTGCTTTTTTATGTCCAGGCAATCTTTGATTTCTTTATTATAAGCTATCTTGTGATAAATACGGGTTTTACAGAAAGTCCTTTTCTTATTTTTTATGCCCTTATTGTAATTTACATAAGCTTTTTTGAGGGTGTTCGGGGTGGTATCAGTATAATTCTCGCTTTTATGATTTTTGTTGTTTATACGTTTATTTATTATGATCTTGTTAAAGATGTTAACATATCCAACTATGATTTTATACTAAGCATAAGTCAGTATTGTCTTGTGTTTTTGGTGGTTCTTTTTTTCTCATATTTCTTACATAAAAAATATGCAAAAAAGGAGCAGGAAACTGCTTTTTTCGAAAAAAAATTACGTGAGCTTGAAAATTTACACGAACTTGTAATTGAAAATATTAATATAGGAATTTTTGTTTTAAATTCTGCTGGCAGCATAATTTCATGCAACAGGTCTTCTGTGGAAATTCTTAAACTTGGCAAAAGCGCCATTATAGGTAAAAAACCGTGGCAGCTGATCCCTGGTATTAGAGGGGATATGGATATTGTTCACTTTAAAAACAAATACATTGGCTATAAATTTCAGGAATTTTCAGAAAATAAAGGCAATTTAGGCTCACTGCTGATATTTCAAGATGTTACTGAGCGTGAACATCTCAAGAAAGAACTGATAGAAAAAGAAAAACTTGCTTTCCTGGGTGAGTTTGCGGCAGTTGTTGCCCATGAAATTAAGAATCCGTTAGGTGCTATAAAAGGAAGTTTTCACCTTATAAAAAAGAGCGGGGGAACGAATAAACGGCTTATCCAGATTGTGGACAGAGAAATATCCCGCCTGGAACTGGCTTTAAATAACTTATTGTTTGTTACAAGAAACAGAAGTGTTGAAAGCGGAGAATTCTCAGTGGGCAATATCCTGGGGGGCGATAAAAGTCAGTCCAAGCCTTTCCTGGGTACAATTCTTGATGAGTTCTGCAGTTATATGGAGGATTACGAGGTTTTTGAAAAAATTACGTTTGAATACGAAGTGGAAGATGATTTTCAGATTCCCTTTACCAAGGAAGAATTTTATCAGATGTTCTGGAATCTTGTTCTGAATAGTTATGAGAACAGAAATGATAACGAAATAACCATTTCATCCAGCAAAGAGAATGGAAGAGTTACTGTAGAATACAGGGACAAAGGAACCGGCTTGAGCAGAGACATTCTGGATAAAATTTGCCAGCCGTTTTTCACCACTAAAAAATCCGGCACAGGTCTTGGGTTATATGTTATCAAATCTATTATGGATAAATATGGTTTACCATGTAGATTTTATTCCATTGATGAAGTGGAAAGTGATGGAGGCGGATTTGTTTTTCAGTTTTATATTTAG
- the carB gene encoding carbamoyl-phosphate synthase large subunit: protein MPKRTDIKSILIIGSGPIVIGQACEFDYSGTQALKALKEEGYKVILVNSNPATIMTDPELADSTYIEPLNSESLESIISKEKPDALLPTVGGQTALNVALDLDKKGILEKYSVELIGANIEAINKAEDRELFKDAMTKIGLGMPKSAYIRSYQAAMDTIDEIGFPVIIRPSFTLGGTGGNVAYNMEEYRDYITWALEASPVHEVLVEESIIGWKEFELEVMRDLNNNVVIICSIENFDAMGVHTGDSITVAPAQTLTDKEYQELRNAAINVIREIGVDTGGSNVQFAVDPKTGRQVIIEMNPRVSRSSALASKATGFPIAKIAAKLAVGYTLDEIPNDITKETPASFEPTIDYCVVKFPRFTFEKFPGSNDTLTTQMKSVGEVMAIGRTFKESLQKSINSLEIGKTGFDEIFEENMLEDENVLDEIVNYLKRPTDKRIWYIAEAFRAGFTVDQIYHFSHIDPWFLNNIKEIIDFEYILKNNSNPDYNVLKKAKELGFSNARLAHLLGKSELEIEELLANHCIETVYKRVDTCGAEFESYTPYLYSTFEEECEADVTDRKKVVILGGGPNRIGQGIEFDYCCVHACFALSYIGYETIMINCNPETVSTDYDTSDRLYFEPLTREHVLNIIKKENPDGVIVQFGGQTPLKLAGSLENSEAKILGTSPDSIDIAEDRERFKDMVNRLDLKQPPNDIAMNYEDAFRIAERIGYPVVVRPSYVLGGRAMEIVYDEDSLENYMKYAVEASEEHPVLIDKFLENAVEIDVDALSDGENTIVAGIMQHIEEAGIHSGDSACSIPPRSISKEMESEIIKQTKRIAEELKVIGLMNIQYAIKDGDIYLIEVNPRASRTIPYVSKSVGIPLAKVAAKVMLGYKLKDIGIEDVKKNKFYTVKESVFPFIKFPNTDPILGPEMKSTGEVMGIDTTFGKAFYKSQLAAGNVLPKKGKVFISVKDSVKDNIVTVAEKLSNIGFEIVATSGTHKYLVENNIKAEHVLKVQEGRPNIVDLIKNGQIDFVINVPAGKKSRLDAHSIRRAILSYNIPYVTTIEAAEASVNGIEAYKDQGLTAKSLQEYYRQMQTKYY from the coding sequence ATGCCCAAAAGAACAGACATCAAGAGTATTCTGATAATAGGCTCAGGACCTATAGTGATTGGTCAGGCATGTGAGTTTGATTATTCCGGAACCCAGGCACTTAAAGCACTTAAGGAAGAGGGGTATAAAGTCATTCTTGTTAATTCCAACCCGGCTACAATTATGACGGATCCGGAGCTTGCCGATTCCACATATATTGAACCTCTTAACTCCGAATCTTTGGAAAGTATTATATCAAAAGAAAAACCCGATGCACTGCTTCCAACCGTGGGAGGACAAACCGCGTTAAATGTTGCATTGGATTTGGACAAAAAGGGTATACTGGAAAAATATTCAGTTGAGCTGATCGGTGCAAATATAGAGGCGATAAACAAGGCAGAAGATCGTGAACTTTTTAAAGATGCCATGACAAAAATAGGCCTGGGTATGCCGAAAAGTGCATATATCAGGTCCTATCAGGCAGCCATGGATACTATTGATGAAATCGGTTTTCCCGTAATAATAAGACCTTCATTTACTTTGGGCGGCACAGGTGGAAATGTTGCATACAATATGGAAGAGTACAGGGATTATATAACGTGGGCATTGGAAGCCTCTCCTGTACATGAAGTGTTAGTGGAAGAGTCCATAATAGGGTGGAAAGAGTTTGAGCTGGAAGTGATGAGGGATTTGAACAACAATGTTGTGATTATCTGTTCCATAGAAAATTTTGATGCAATGGGTGTCCACACTGGTGACAGCATTACCGTTGCTCCGGCACAGACACTCACCGACAAAGAGTATCAGGAACTCAGAAATGCTGCAATAAATGTTATCAGGGAGATAGGGGTTGATACAGGCGGGTCAAATGTTCAGTTTGCTGTAGATCCCAAAACGGGCAGACAGGTTATTATAGAAATGAACCCCCGAGTTTCAAGGAGCTCCGCTCTTGCTTCAAAAGCCACAGGTTTTCCAATTGCAAAGATTGCAGCTAAACTTGCCGTTGGCTATACACTTGATGAGATACCCAATGATATAACCAAGGAAACACCGGCTTCTTTTGAGCCCACAATAGATTATTGTGTTGTTAAATTCCCGCGGTTTACATTTGAAAAATTTCCGGGAAGTAACGACACATTAACAACTCAGATGAAATCGGTGGGAGAAGTAATGGCCATAGGGCGTACATTCAAGGAGTCTCTGCAAAAATCGATAAATTCTCTGGAAATAGGCAAAACAGGCTTTGATGAGATTTTTGAAGAAAATATGCTGGAAGATGAAAATGTTCTGGATGAAATAGTCAACTATTTAAAGCGCCCCACAGACAAAAGAATCTGGTATATTGCAGAGGCGTTCAGAGCCGGTTTTACAGTGGATCAGATTTATCATTTTTCACACATTGATCCGTGGTTTTTGAATAATATAAAAGAGATTATTGACTTTGAATATATCCTGAAAAATAACAGCAATCCCGATTATAATGTTCTGAAAAAAGCTAAGGAGCTGGGTTTTTCCAATGCAAGATTAGCACATTTATTGGGAAAATCTGAACTGGAAATAGAAGAATTGTTGGCAAACCATTGTATTGAAACGGTTTATAAAAGAGTGGATACGTGCGGGGCTGAGTTTGAATCCTATACCCCTTATCTGTATTCCACTTTTGAAGAAGAATGTGAGGCAGATGTTACAGACCGTAAAAAAGTTGTGATTCTTGGAGGCGGACCGAACAGAATAGGGCAGGGGATAGAGTTCGATTATTGCTGTGTGCATGCTTGTTTTGCCCTTTCCTATATCGGATATGAGACGATAATGATTAACTGCAATCCCGAGACTGTAAGTACAGATTATGATACATCCGACAGGCTTTATTTTGAGCCTCTTACAAGGGAGCATGTGTTAAATATTATCAAGAAAGAAAATCCGGACGGTGTAATTGTACAATTCGGCGGCCAAACACCTCTTAAACTTGCCGGAAGCCTGGAAAATTCTGAAGCGAAGATACTGGGAACATCTCCTGACAGCATTGATATTGCTGAGGACAGGGAGCGTTTTAAGGATATGGTAAACAGGCTGGATTTAAAACAGCCGCCTAATGATATTGCCATGAACTATGAAGATGCCTTTCGTATTGCTGAAAGAATTGGTTATCCGGTGGTAGTCAGGCCGTCATATGTTTTGGGCGGAAGAGCTATGGAAATTGTTTATGATGAAGACTCTCTTGAAAATTACATGAAATATGCCGTTGAGGCGAGTGAAGAGCACCCTGTTCTTATTGATAAGTTTCTTGAAAATGCTGTTGAAATAGATGTTGATGCGCTGAGTGATGGTGAAAATACTATTGTGGCAGGCATTATGCAGCATATTGAAGAGGCCGGTATCCATTCAGGAGATTCAGCATGCTCTATACCACCCAGAAGTATTTCCAAAGAGATGGAATCAGAGATTATTAAACAGACAAAACGGATAGCCGAAGAGTTGAAAGTTATAGGACTGATGAATATTCAATATGCAATAAAAGATGGAGATATATATCTTATTGAAGTTAATCCCAGAGCTTCCCGAACAATCCCCTATGTCAGCAAATCTGTTGGTATACCACTGGCTAAAGTTGCTGCAAAGGTTATGCTCGGCTATAAACTAAAAGATATAGGCATTGAAGATGTTAAGAAGAATAAGTTTTATACAGTGAAAGAGTCTGTGTTTCCATTTATAAAATTTCCAAATACAGACCCTATCCTGGGCCCCGAAATGAAATCCACCGGTGAGGTTATGGGCATAGATACAACGTTCGGAAAAGCTTTTTACAAATCGCAGCTTGCCGCGGGTAACGTTTTGCCCAAAAAAGGTAAAGTTTTTATCAGTGTTAAGGATTCTGTCAAAGATAATATAGTAACTGTGGCGGAAAAACTGAGTAATATCGGGTTTGAAATCGTTGCCACCAGCGGTACTCACAAGTATCTGGTTGAAAACAATATTAAGGCTGAACATGTTCTGAAGGTTCAGGAGGGAAGACCCAACATTGTTGATTTGATAAAAAATGGCCAGATTGATTTTGTTATTAATGTACCTGCCGGTAAAAAATCGCGGCTGGATGCTCATTCTATAAGAAGAGCTATTTTAAGTTATAATATTCCATATGTTACCACAATTGAAGCTGCAGAGGCTTCTGTTAACGGAATAGAAGCTTATAAAGACCAGGGGCTTACAGCAAAATCGCTTCAGGAATATTATAGGCAGATGCAGACAAAATATTATTAA
- a CDS encoding dihydroorotate dehydrogenase electron transfer subunit: MEGVVVDNRLLNDKYGLMCIESPEFVKNAKPGQFLMIKTQLHNYLYDPLLRRPLGICDVNLKRGTFSLLYMIIGKGTKLLSNIAKEAVISFSEPLGTPFNLTADKKIAAIGGGVGIAPMLFLTKTLYENNSVDVYYGGAEEKDILLTHVFEKYSNNMKISTNDGSVGKKGFVTDLVENIDSYDKVYACGPKPMLKAAFELVKDIGEIDFEVSLEERMACGVGACLGCIIYINDERTEKIKQVRCCAEGPVFDGKQIVWDTVCKEQL; this comes from the coding sequence GTGGAAGGAGTGGTAGTTGATAACAGACTGTTAAACGACAAATACGGCTTAATGTGTATTGAGTCACCTGAGTTTGTGAAGAATGCAAAACCCGGTCAGTTTCTGATGATTAAAACCCAGCTGCACAATTATCTGTATGACCCTCTTTTAAGGCGTCCTCTGGGAATATGCGATGTTAATCTGAAAAGAGGCACGTTTTCCCTGCTGTATATGATTATCGGAAAAGGAACCAAACTACTCTCAAATATAGCTAAAGAAGCAGTTATAAGCTTTTCTGAACCATTGGGAACTCCTTTTAACCTGACGGCGGACAAAAAAATAGCTGCTATTGGGGGCGGAGTGGGGATAGCTCCTATGCTATTTTTGACGAAAACACTCTACGAGAATAACAGTGTGGATGTATATTACGGAGGAGCGGAGGAAAAAGACATTTTGCTTACACATGTTTTTGAAAAATACTCGAATAATATGAAAATATCCACAAATGACGGAAGTGTGGGAAAAAAAGGTTTTGTTACGGATTTGGTTGAAAATATAGACAGTTATGACAAAGTTTATGCATGCGGTCCTAAACCTATGCTAAAAGCTGCGTTTGAACTGGTAAAAGATATAGGCGAAATAGATTTTGAAGTATCTTTGGAGGAGCGTATGGCTTGTGGAGTAGGTGCATGTCTTGGCTGTATAATATATATTAATGATGAAAGGACCGAAAAAATAAAACAGGTAAGATGCTGTGCAGAAGGGCCGGTTTTTGATGGAAAACAGATTGTATGGGATACGGTATGCAAGGAGCAGTTATGA
- a CDS encoding dihydroorotate dehydrogenase — translation MNNPLITEICGVKFNNPLIMASGTFGYGLEYSEIIDLNKIGGISVKGISLNEVQGNPMPRIMETHAGMLNAIGLQNVGVEKFIKEKLPGIKKYSTRIIANFWGKTVDEYVKVAEVLDKEDVDMLEMNISCPNIKEGGIAFGTDPKMTFDVVSEVKKAVNNKPLVVKLSPNVSDISIFGRAVEDAGADAVSAINTLLGMSINTNTRKPFLSNVTGGLSGPAIKPVAVKMVYDLYKTISIPIIGIGGIMNYKDVIEFYLAGASAVQIGTANFVDPEITLEIIKDLENYCIENKIANISQLSGGIVV, via the coding sequence ATGAATAATCCGCTCATAACTGAAATTTGCGGTGTTAAATTTAATAATCCACTCATAATGGCCAGTGGTACGTTTGGTTACGGTCTGGAATATTCAGAAATAATCGATTTAAATAAAATAGGCGGAATCTCGGTAAAAGGAATATCACTGAATGAGGTTCAGGGTAATCCAATGCCCAGAATAATGGAAACACACGCAGGGATGTTAAATGCCATCGGGTTGCAGAATGTGGGAGTTGAAAAATTTATAAAAGAAAAACTACCGGGAATTAAGAAATACAGCACACGGATTATAGCAAATTTCTGGGGAAAAACAGTTGATGAATATGTTAAAGTTGCAGAGGTTCTGGATAAAGAAGATGTGGACATGCTTGAAATGAATATATCATGTCCCAATATAAAAGAAGGGGGCATAGCATTCGGAACAGATCCGAAAATGACCTTTGATGTGGTCAGTGAAGTAAAAAAAGCAGTAAATAATAAACCATTAGTTGTAAAACTATCTCCAAATGTCTCGGATATAAGTATATTTGGCCGTGCAGTTGAAGATGCCGGTGCAGATGCTGTCAGCGCCATAAATACGCTATTAGGTATGTCTATCAACACAAACACACGCAAACCTTTTTTATCTAACGTTACAGGAGGGCTCAGCGGCCCGGCAATCAAGCCTGTGGCAGTAAAGATGGTTTATGACTTGTATAAAACAATCAGTATTCCGATTATCGGCATAGGCGGGATAATGAACTACAAAGATGTGATAGAATTCTATTTAGCCGGAGCAAGTGCTGTTCAGATAGGAACAGCAAACTTCGTAGACCCTGAAATTACCCTTGAGATAATCAAAGACCTGGAAAACTATTGCATTGAAAATAAAATAGCTAATATTTCCCAGCTCAGCGGTGGAATAGTTGTTTAA
- a CDS encoding sigma-54-dependent transcriptional regulator, with translation MKILIIDDEINICTTIQSILTDEGYEAEYALNFNDGMKKLKHEIFDVIFLDIWLPDHDGSEGLHKIKKYFPETEVIMISGHGNIENAVETIKYGAYDYLEKPLSLDRIILIIKHLEDKLKLKSDLKEYKFNLLKKYELIGTSEPVKQLKSRIEKIAPTNAWVLITGENGTGKEHVARLIHLLSKKSNNKFVEINCSAIPSELMESEMFGYEKGAFTGAASRKIGKLENGNKGTIFLDEIGDMDINLQAKLLRVLETGEFTRVGGNEVIRSDFRIISATNKDLEKEIDRNNFREDLYYRINVIPIYVPPLRKRKDDIPLLTNYFIKESCQTNGLQIKKIDKNLMDIFMEYTWPGNVRQLKNIIERMVVLTENDILTVKDAPEFIMKNFASNNKKDVEKEMETIIYRNDNLKKAKERFEKYYILKTLQNKKWNVSQSAKYLGIERTYLHKKIKDYSLDQFRD, from the coding sequence ATGAAAATACTAATAATTGACGATGAAATAAACATATGTACCACTATACAAAGCATATTAACCGATGAAGGCTATGAAGCTGAATATGCACTCAACTTCAATGACGGAATGAAAAAATTAAAACATGAAATTTTCGATGTGATTTTTTTGGATATCTGGCTGCCAGACCACGATGGTAGTGAAGGACTACATAAAATCAAAAAATATTTTCCAGAAACCGAAGTCATTATGATAAGCGGACATGGGAATATTGAAAACGCCGTTGAAACAATAAAATACGGAGCATACGACTACCTGGAAAAACCTCTGTCCCTTGACAGAATAATCTTAATTATAAAGCACTTGGAAGACAAACTTAAACTCAAATCAGACTTAAAAGAATACAAATTTAATCTGTTGAAAAAATACGAACTGATTGGAACCAGTGAACCCGTAAAGCAGCTGAAATCAAGAATAGAAAAGATTGCGCCCACAAATGCCTGGGTCTTAATAACTGGTGAAAACGGAACAGGCAAAGAGCATGTCGCCAGGTTAATACATCTACTCAGTAAAAAATCGAACAACAAATTTGTCGAAATAAACTGCTCAGCAATTCCAAGTGAGCTGATGGAAAGTGAAATGTTCGGCTATGAAAAAGGAGCATTCACCGGAGCTGCAAGCAGAAAAATAGGTAAGCTGGAAAACGGAAACAAAGGTACAATATTCCTCGATGAGATTGGTGATATGGACATTAACTTACAAGCCAAACTCTTAAGGGTTTTGGAAACAGGTGAATTTACACGGGTAGGGGGGAATGAAGTAATCCGATCCGATTTCAGAATTATTTCTGCAACGAATAAAGACCTGGAAAAAGAGATAGACAGAAACAATTTTAGAGAAGACTTATATTACAGGATAAACGTAATTCCCATTTATGTACCCCCGTTGAGAAAAAGAAAAGACGATATACCACTGTTAACAAACTACTTTATTAAAGAATCCTGTCAAACTAACGGTTTACAGATAAAGAAAATTGATAAAAATCTGATGGATATTTTTATGGAGTACACATGGCCGGGAAATGTTAGACAGCTTAAAAATATCATCGAGAGAATGGTTGTACTAACAGAAAATGACATATTAACAGTAAAGGATGCACCGGAATTTATAATGAAAAATTTTGCATCCAATAACAAAAAAGACGTCGAAAAAGAAATGGAAACAATCATTTACAGAAATGACAATTTGAAGAAAGCAAAAGAGCGCTTTGAAAAATACTACATATTAAAGACACTGCAAAACAAAAAATGGAACGTATCCCAATCAGCTAAATATCTCGGAATAGAGAGAACATATCTTCACAAAAAAATTAAAGACTACAGTTTGGATCAATTCAGGGATTAA
- a CDS encoding sensor histidine kinase, whose amino-acid sequence MIKYIGKKSKVLWYSLFAIILVILNFIASSQLVNSDFPWYSNISIFLLVNINIILLLVLLIVIFRKVGKLLLDQRKNVFGTKLQSKLVIFSIILTVIPVAVVFTFSNAIINNSIDKWFNAQVELALKNSIDLMQRYQNQVEQDIIEQTSILSKLITSKGFLLHKNYDEMAEFVRGYMKDNRIRGIGIYNNQKTELISIDKNIYLSIIIGNEELNKVLSGSQVAQYKFFSNKQVYWVGQPISSTVNDNIILGALFVYKTVPAQQAEKVSRILESYNNYRQIKFYSKPIENSYKILLVMMTLLVVFAGIWGSLLFAKSITDPLEKLTSASHQVSEGNLDVVLDKAGNDEVGFLVESFNDMTQKLRLHNEELKKKNEILSEMYNQISKDNQYIDTIFKNVKSSIFLLNSSLEILKVNRIGEKFVNSENQFTNEKLKKFLNNFIKSEDSFTNFQTELSVNGDNRTFTVTISKILDRNNLENIVLVLDDISEVVRLQRINIWREIATRIAHEIKNPLTPIKLSAERMLRKVKKLDDAEMKQMLEESMSTVINEANELYNLVNEFNSFARLPEIKKEYFNISKLVDSVVFIYQQSHPNINFHKNIDESLEIYADKQQIKRMFLNLINNSIHALNDNGNIFIDVFRDKNWVKVVFKDDGAGIDKNDIEKIFMPYFSKKPDGTGLGLAIVKKIIEEHSGSVKIDSEKNKYTTFNIKLPYAQVSNENTNN is encoded by the coding sequence TTGATAAAATACATTGGTAAAAAAAGTAAAGTTTTATGGTATTCTTTATTTGCCATTATTTTAGTTATACTTAATTTCATTGCCAGCTCCCAGTTAGTCAATTCCGATTTCCCCTGGTATTCAAATATATCAATCTTTCTTTTAGTAAATATCAATATCATTTTACTGCTTGTTCTTCTCATCGTTATTTTCAGAAAAGTGGGTAAACTGCTTCTGGATCAACGAAAAAATGTATTCGGGACAAAACTTCAGAGCAAACTGGTAATATTTTCCATTATACTTACTGTGATCCCGGTAGCGGTTGTCTTCACCTTTTCAAATGCAATAATAAACAATTCCATAGACAAATGGTTCAATGCCCAGGTGGAATTGGCACTAAAAAACTCTATCGATTTGATGCAGCGATATCAAAACCAGGTAGAACAGGATATTATCGAACAAACAAGTATTCTTTCCAAACTTATAACCTCCAAAGGATTCCTCCTCCATAAAAATTATGATGAAATGGCCGAATTTGTAAGAGGCTATATGAAGGACAACCGAATTCGGGGAATTGGTATCTATAATAACCAAAAAACAGAGCTGATCAGCATAGACAAGAATATTTATCTGTCCATTATCATAGGAAATGAAGAGCTGAATAAAGTATTATCCGGCTCCCAAGTTGCACAATATAAATTTTTCAGCAACAAGCAGGTTTACTGGGTGGGACAGCCGATTTCCTCCACCGTTAATGATAACATCATTCTTGGAGCGCTTTTTGTTTATAAAACCGTTCCTGCACAACAAGCGGAAAAGGTTTCCCGTATTCTGGAATCCTATAACAACTACAGACAGATTAAATTTTATTCAAAACCTATAGAAAATTCATATAAAATTTTATTAGTTATGATGACCTTACTTGTTGTATTTGCCGGTATTTGGGGTAGCCTTCTCTTTGCAAAGAGCATTACAGACCCCCTGGAAAAACTTACCTCTGCATCTCACCAGGTTTCAGAAGGAAACCTCGATGTGGTACTTGATAAGGCAGGCAATGACGAAGTAGGTTTTCTGGTGGAATCATTCAACGATATGACACAAAAATTAAGGCTGCATAATGAGGAATTAAAAAAGAAAAATGAAATACTTTCGGAAATGTACAACCAAATTTCCAAAGATAACCAATACATAGACACTATTTTTAAAAATGTAAAATCATCAATTTTTCTTCTTAACAGCAGTCTTGAAATACTTAAAGTGAACAGAATAGGGGAGAAATTTGTAAATTCAGAGAACCAGTTTACAAATGAAAAACTCAAAAAGTTTCTTAACAACTTTATTAAAAGCGAAGATAGTTTTACTAATTTTCAGACAGAACTGTCTGTAAACGGAGATAACCGCACTTTTACCGTTACAATCTCAAAAATTTTAGACAGGAATAATTTAGAAAATATAGTTTTAGTGTTGGATGACATTTCAGAGGTTGTCAGGCTGCAAAGAATAAACATTTGGAGGGAAATTGCTACAAGAATTGCCCACGAAATAAAAAATCCGCTTACTCCCATAAAACTTTCAGCAGAGCGGATGCTAAGAAAAGTGAAAAAACTTGATGATGCAGAGATGAAACAAATGCTCGAAGAAAGCATGTCAACTGTTATTAACGAAGCAAATGAGTTGTACAACCTTGTCAATGAATTCAACAGCTTTGCACGGCTGCCGGAAATTAAAAAAGAATATTTTAATATCAGTAAGTTGGTAGATTCAGTAGTATTTATATATCAGCAGTCCCATCCAAATATAAATTTCCACAAGAATATTGATGAATCATTAGAAATTTATGCGGATAAACAACAAATCAAAAGGATGTTTCTGAATTTAATAAATAATTCCATTCATGCACTAAATGATAACGGAAATATCTTTATAGATGTTTTTAGAGACAAAAATTGGGTAAAGGTAGTATTCAAAGACGATGGTGCAGGTATAGACAAGAATGATATTGAAAAAATATTTATGCCTTATTTCAGCAAAAAACCGGATGGAACCGGCCTGGGCCTTGCAATTGTGAAAAAAATTATTGAAGAACACTCCGGAAGCGTTAAAATAGACAGCGAAAAAAATAAATATACAACATTTAATATAAAATTACCGTACGCACAGGTGAGTAATGAAAATACTAATAATTGA
- a CDS encoding ExeA family protein — MSVKEFFQIKELPFNNAPDLKYFYSSKPHQETLTRLRHIIENRKGLALVTGQIGTGKTTLARLLFEELDPQQYETVLMIVVHSEITSEWILKKICTQMDVENISTDKPGMLTALYKRLYELNEKGKKAVILIDEAQMLKHRDVMEEIRGILNFEDEFGKLLTFIFFGLPELETNLSVDEPLRQRVALKCELKQLDFESTKNYIMHRIKVSGAKYNFFADDAYRSIFEASGGIPRVINTICDNAMFESYLIKEKVIKKETVDQVVNDLGLLAL; from the coding sequence ATGAGTGTAAAAGAGTTTTTCCAGATTAAAGAACTGCCTTTTAACAATGCCCCGGATTTGAAGTATTTTTATTCATCAAAACCACACCAGGAAACTCTTACCAGGCTCAGGCATATCATTGAAAACCGTAAAGGGCTTGCCCTTGTAACCGGACAAATCGGCACAGGGAAAACTACCCTTGCCCGATTACTTTTTGAAGAGCTGGATCCTCAGCAATATGAAACCGTATTAATGATTGTGGTTCATTCGGAAATTACTTCCGAATGGATACTAAAAAAAATATGCACCCAAATGGACGTTGAAAATATATCGACAGATAAACCTGGAATGCTAACAGCTCTGTACAAAAGACTGTATGAGCTCAATGAGAAAGGGAAGAAAGCTGTCATTTTGATTGATGAAGCACAAATGCTTAAACACAGAGATGTCATGGAAGAAATCAGAGGTATTCTGAACTTTGAGGACGAATTTGGGAAATTGCTGACATTTATTTTTTTTGGGCTGCCCGAGCTGGAAACTAACCTTTCAGTAGATGAACCTTTACGACAAAGGGTTGCACTAAAATGCGAACTAAAGCAGCTTGACTTTGAAAGTACCAAAAATTACATTATGCACAGGATAAAAGTATCAGGCGCTAAATATAATTTTTTTGCTGATGATGCCTACAGATCCATTTTTGAAGCTTCCGGTGGCATCCCCAGAGTTATAAACACAATTTGTGACAATGCCATGTTTGAATCATATCTTATAAAAGAAAAAGTTATAAAAAAAGAAACTGTTGATCAGGTCGTAAATGATTTGGGTCTGTTAGCCTTATAA